The Takifugu flavidus isolate HTHZ2018 chromosome 21, ASM371156v2, whole genome shotgun sequence genome has a window encoding:
- the LOC130518504 gene encoding TGF-beta receptor type-2-like isoform X2, with product MKIPRLCKFCDVRATSCAGVRSCKVECDITAICPDKQDVCVSIWRKTDANVTFDTVCHNPAHALHGVLLDDYNNSKCQMKEIKGMGSQFFICSCSVDECNEHTFFNPTTDSPVVAVVLVSLVPLLVMAVVVIASFYWYRVYRQRKASSRRKKGPPLDFSDNRAIMMDDEGSDSSSTHANNLNHNTELLPIELDVQVGKGRFAEVYRAKLKQGSSVSGEQGFETVAIKIFPYEEYASWKTEKEIFSDADLRHDNVLHFLTAEERKVQRQYWLITAYHPAGNLQEYLIHHVINWHDLWTLGGSLACGVAHLHSDRTACRRYKVPVAHRDIKSSNILVKNDLTCCLCDFGLALRLENNLSVDELANSGQVGTARYMAPEVLESRINLENIESFKQADVYSMALVLWELTSRCNAIGEVKEYEPPFGNLRENPCVESMKDSVLRDRGRPEVPNSWSNHPGIQIVCTSIEECWDHDPEARLTAQCVAERFYDLEYLDKLSDRSDSEEKIPEQISVVDEK from the exons ATGAAGATCCCGAGGCTGTGCAAGTTCTGCGACGTGCGCGCCACCAGCTGCGCGGGCGTCAGGAGCTGCAAGGTGGAGTGTGACATCACCGCCATCTGCCCGGACAAGCAGGACGTGTGCGTCAGTATCTG GAGGAAGACGGACGCCaacgtgacctttgacaccgTGTGCCACAACCCTGCTCACGCGCTGCACGGAGTGCTGCTGGATGACTACAACAACAGCAAGTGccaaatgaaagaaatcaaGGGAATGGGCTCGCAGttcttcatctgctcctgctcagtGGACGAGTGCAACGAACACACGTTCTTCAACCCCA CCACGGACTCTCCGGTGGTGGCGGTCGTCTTAGTGAGCCTGGTGCCTCTCTTGGTCATGGCCGTTGTCGTCATCGCCTCCTTCTACTGGTACCGAGTCTACCGCCAGAGGAAAGCCAGCTCCCGGCGTAAGAAAGGTCCTCCCCTGGACTTCAGCGATAACCGAGCCATCATGATGGACGACGAAGGTTCCGACAGTAGCTCCACGCACGCTAACAACCTTAACCACAACACGGAGTTGCTGCCCATCGAGCTGGACGTTCAGGTCGGGAAAGGACGCTTCGCAGAGGTTTACAGAGCCAAGCTCAAGCAGGGCTCTTCGGTCAGCGGGGAGCAGGGCTTCGAGACGGTGGCCATCAAGATCTTCCCGTACGAGGAGTATGCCTCCTGGAAGACCGAGAAGGAAATCTTCTCCGACGCAGATCTGAGACACGACAACGTGCTCCACTTCCTGACGGCGGAGGAACGGAAGGTGCAAAGACAGTACTGGCTGATCACGGCCTACCACCCAGcagggaacctgcaggagtACCTGATTCACCATGTGATCAACTGGCATGACCTGTGGACGCTGGGGGGCTCCTTGGCCTGCGGGGTGGCGCACCTCCACAGCGACCGCACCGCCTGCCGGCGCTACAAAGTGCCAGTGGCACACAGGGACATCAAGAGCTCCAACATCCTGGTGAAGAACGACCTGACCTGCTGCCTGTGTGATTTTGGGCTGGCGCTGCGCCTGGAGAACAACCTGTCGGTGGACGAGCTGGCCAACAGTGGACAG GTGGGAACAGCCAGGTACATGGCCCCAGAAGTGTTGGAGTCCAGAATCAATCTGGAAAACATTGAGTCCTTCAAACAGGCCGACGTGTACTCCATGGCGCTCGTACTGTGGGAGCTCACCTCCAGGTGTAACGCAATTGGAG AGGTCAAAGAATATGAACCACCATTTGGGAATCTGAGGGAAAATCCATGTGTGGAGAGCATGAAGGACAGTGTtctgagagacagaggaaggccTGAGGTCCCCAACAGCTGGAGCAACCACCCG GGCATCCAGATAGTGTGCACCTCCATAGAGGAGTGTTGGGACCACGACCCGGAGGCCCGTCTGACAGCGCAGTGTGTCGCCGAACGCTTCTATGACCTGGAGTACCTGGACAAGCTGTCGGACCGTTCTGATTCGGAGGAGAAGATCCCCGAACAGATCTCTGTGGTCGATGAGAAGTAG
- the LOC130518504 gene encoding TGF-beta receptor type-2-like isoform X1, with protein MELLGVAVFWCGTILCGSVLLREAESYIMKIPRLCKFCDVRATSCAGVRSCKVECDITAICPDKQDVCVSIWRKTDANVTFDTVCHNPAHALHGVLLDDYNNSKCQMKEIKGMGSQFFICSCSVDECNEHTFFNPTTDSPVVAVVLVSLVPLLVMAVVVIASFYWYRVYRQRKASSRRKKGPPLDFSDNRAIMMDDEGSDSSSTHANNLNHNTELLPIELDVQVGKGRFAEVYRAKLKQGSSVSGEQGFETVAIKIFPYEEYASWKTEKEIFSDADLRHDNVLHFLTAEERKVQRQYWLITAYHPAGNLQEYLIHHVINWHDLWTLGGSLACGVAHLHSDRTACRRYKVPVAHRDIKSSNILVKNDLTCCLCDFGLALRLENNLSVDELANSGQVGTARYMAPEVLESRINLENIESFKQADVYSMALVLWELTSRCNAIGEVKEYEPPFGNLRENPCVESMKDSVLRDRGRPEVPNSWSNHPGIQIVCTSIEECWDHDPEARLTAQCVAERFYDLEYLDKLSDRSDSEEKIPEQISVVDEK; from the exons ATGGAGCTACTCGGCGTGGCCGTTTTTTGGTGCGGGACGATCCTCTGCGGCTCCGTCCTGCTGCGGGAGGCGG AATCCTACATCATGAAGATCCCGAGGCTGTGCAAGTTCTGCGACGTGCGCGCCACCAGCTGCGCGGGCGTCAGGAGCTGCAAGGTGGAGTGTGACATCACCGCCATCTGCCCGGACAAGCAGGACGTGTGCGTCAGTATCTG GAGGAAGACGGACGCCaacgtgacctttgacaccgTGTGCCACAACCCTGCTCACGCGCTGCACGGAGTGCTGCTGGATGACTACAACAACAGCAAGTGccaaatgaaagaaatcaaGGGAATGGGCTCGCAGttcttcatctgctcctgctcagtGGACGAGTGCAACGAACACACGTTCTTCAACCCCA CCACGGACTCTCCGGTGGTGGCGGTCGTCTTAGTGAGCCTGGTGCCTCTCTTGGTCATGGCCGTTGTCGTCATCGCCTCCTTCTACTGGTACCGAGTCTACCGCCAGAGGAAAGCCAGCTCCCGGCGTAAGAAAGGTCCTCCCCTGGACTTCAGCGATAACCGAGCCATCATGATGGACGACGAAGGTTCCGACAGTAGCTCCACGCACGCTAACAACCTTAACCACAACACGGAGTTGCTGCCCATCGAGCTGGACGTTCAGGTCGGGAAAGGACGCTTCGCAGAGGTTTACAGAGCCAAGCTCAAGCAGGGCTCTTCGGTCAGCGGGGAGCAGGGCTTCGAGACGGTGGCCATCAAGATCTTCCCGTACGAGGAGTATGCCTCCTGGAAGACCGAGAAGGAAATCTTCTCCGACGCAGATCTGAGACACGACAACGTGCTCCACTTCCTGACGGCGGAGGAACGGAAGGTGCAAAGACAGTACTGGCTGATCACGGCCTACCACCCAGcagggaacctgcaggagtACCTGATTCACCATGTGATCAACTGGCATGACCTGTGGACGCTGGGGGGCTCCTTGGCCTGCGGGGTGGCGCACCTCCACAGCGACCGCACCGCCTGCCGGCGCTACAAAGTGCCAGTGGCACACAGGGACATCAAGAGCTCCAACATCCTGGTGAAGAACGACCTGACCTGCTGCCTGTGTGATTTTGGGCTGGCGCTGCGCCTGGAGAACAACCTGTCGGTGGACGAGCTGGCCAACAGTGGACAG GTGGGAACAGCCAGGTACATGGCCCCAGAAGTGTTGGAGTCCAGAATCAATCTGGAAAACATTGAGTCCTTCAAACAGGCCGACGTGTACTCCATGGCGCTCGTACTGTGGGAGCTCACCTCCAGGTGTAACGCAATTGGAG AGGTCAAAGAATATGAACCACCATTTGGGAATCTGAGGGAAAATCCATGTGTGGAGAGCATGAAGGACAGTGTtctgagagacagaggaaggccTGAGGTCCCCAACAGCTGGAGCAACCACCCG GGCATCCAGATAGTGTGCACCTCCATAGAGGAGTGTTGGGACCACGACCCGGAGGCCCGTCTGACAGCGCAGTGTGTCGCCGAACGCTTCTATGACCTGGAGTACCTGGACAAGCTGTCGGACCGTTCTGATTCGGAGGAGAAGATCCCCGAACAGATCTCTGTGGTCGATGAGAAGTAG